Proteins from one Pontibacter korlensis genomic window:
- a CDS encoding thioredoxin family protein: MMVTESNDNELRRLIFERNKVIVKFTDADCPVCKTMEPKYRKLSNAPDYSRIAFLRMSAKENPVSSREVKLKGTPFFATYNRGTLADCGIKATEEELREMLQKLLQLS; encoded by the coding sequence ATGATGGTAACCGAATCAAACGACAACGAACTCAGGAGACTAATATTCGAACGAAACAAGGTGATTGTAAAATTCACCGACGCTGACTGCCCAGTATGTAAGACCATGGAGCCCAAGTACAGGAAGCTATCTAATGCCCCAGACTATAGCAGAATAGCTTTTCTGCGCATGAGTGCCAAAGAAAATCCTGTATCAAGTAGAGAAGTAAAACTTAAAGGTACTCCCTTCTTTGCCACCTACAACAGGGGCACCCTTGCCGATTGCGGCATCAAAGCAACCGAAGAGGAACTACGTGAAATGCTGCAAAAGCTACTGCAACTTTCCTGA
- a CDS encoding PLDc N-terminal domain-containing protein yields the protein MELLARNPVIFLLVSLNYLLVAVALIHLIFKSDYPVGSRLIWMAILWVVPALGIAAYWLVWYRREGRL from the coding sequence ATGGAGCTGCTCGCACGTAATCCTGTTATCTTTCTACTAGTATCGCTCAACTACCTGCTGGTGGCAGTGGCGCTCATTCACCTCATCTTTAAGTCTGATTATCCTGTTGGTTCGCGCCTCATCTGGATGGCCATACTATGGGTTGTGCCCGCACTGGGTATCGCAGCCTATTGGCTGGTATGGTACAGGCGGGAAGGACGCTTATAA
- the rlmN gene encoding 23S rRNA (adenine(2503)-C(2))-methyltransferase RlmN: MTLIADINILNKKDIRKLTLDDLKAWLVDNGEKAFRAKQVYEWLWKHSAQSFTEMNNVSLALREKLEQNFAINAVQVATEQLSNDGTIKSAFRLYDSNIVEGVLIPHDERKTACVSSQVGCSLTCKFCATGYMDRVRNLDAAEIYDQVVRINEQSLRQYGQPLTNIVYMGMGEPMLNYANVMKSIERITAHDGLGMAARRITVSTAGIAKMIKKMADDGVKANLALSLHAANDEKRNQIMPINETNSLEALKDALKHYHQVTGRKVTYEYIVFDNFNDTLQDAEELLRFSKIIPCKINLIEYNPIENADFVNTDDDRLQQFIYYLADRGLQVNVRRSRGKDIDAACGQLAVKEKQPA, encoded by the coding sequence ATGACATTGATTGCAGATATAAATATCCTGAATAAGAAGGACATCCGTAAGCTGACGCTGGACGACCTGAAAGCGTGGTTGGTGGATAACGGGGAGAAAGCATTCCGAGCTAAGCAAGTATACGAGTGGCTCTGGAAGCATTCTGCTCAGTCGTTTACGGAGATGAATAACGTGAGCCTTGCCCTGCGCGAGAAGCTGGAGCAGAACTTCGCCATAAATGCAGTGCAGGTGGCCACAGAGCAGCTAAGCAACGATGGCACTATTAAATCTGCCTTCAGGCTGTACGATAGCAATATAGTAGAAGGTGTTTTGATACCGCACGATGAGCGTAAAACCGCCTGCGTTAGTAGCCAGGTCGGTTGTTCCCTTACCTGTAAGTTTTGCGCCACTGGTTATATGGATCGTGTTAGAAACCTCGACGCTGCTGAAATATACGACCAAGTAGTGCGCATAAATGAGCAAAGCCTGCGCCAGTACGGTCAGCCACTCACAAACATTGTTTACATGGGTATGGGTGAGCCAATGCTGAACTATGCCAACGTAATGAAAAGCATTGAGCGTATTACGGCACATGATGGCCTTGGTATGGCAGCTCGCCGCATTACGGTAAGTACAGCCGGCATTGCCAAAATGATCAAGAAGATGGCTGATGACGGTGTAAAGGCTAACTTGGCGCTGTCGCTGCATGCGGCTAACGACGAAAAGCGTAACCAGATCATGCCGATCAACGAGACCAACTCGCTAGAGGCTCTGAAGGATGCGTTGAAGCATTACCACCAGGTAACTGGCCGTAAAGTAACCTACGAGTACATCGTGTTCGATAACTTTAATGATACTCTGCAGGATGCCGAGGAGCTACTGCGCTTCTCTAAAATCATTCCTTGCAAGATTAACCTGATTGAGTACAACCCAATCGAGAATGCAGACTTCGTGAATACCGACGATGATCGGCTGCAGCAGTTTATCTACTACCTGGCAGATAGAGGCCTGCAAGTAAACGTGCGCCGCAGCCGTGGTAAGGATATTGATGCTGCCTGCGGTCAGTTAGCTGTAAAAGAAAAGCAGCCGGCCTAA
- the folP gene encoding dihydropteroate synthase, translating to MPTLEAKDTLFKKKSTLNCRGKLLSLEVPLVMGILNLTPDSFYPGSRLSSADEAVRKAEKMLADGADILDIGGYSTRPGATDISLQEEQDRIIPAIEAILQHFPEAVISVDTFRADVAEASVAAGAAIINDIGGGLLDEAMFETVARLQVPYILMHMRGTPQTMTSLAKYNNLVVDVLDELQVQLAKLQQLGAKDVILDPGFGFAKTVEHNFELLRHLDDFRIFGLPVLAGLSRKSMVYKSLDIDQADALTGTIAVNTVALMKGADILRVHDVKEAKQTVILLERTKL from the coding sequence ATGCCAACATTGGAAGCGAAAGATACGCTTTTTAAGAAAAAATCCACACTAAACTGCCGTGGAAAGCTCCTATCTCTGGAGGTGCCGCTGGTAATGGGCATACTTAACCTTACCCCCGATTCTTTCTATCCGGGCAGCCGCCTGAGTTCTGCCGATGAAGCTGTGCGCAAAGCCGAAAAAATGTTGGCTGACGGTGCTGATATATTGGATATTGGCGGCTACAGCACCCGCCCCGGGGCCACGGATATTTCACTACAGGAGGAACAGGACCGTATTATACCGGCTATAGAGGCCATACTTCAGCACTTCCCGGAGGCTGTTATCTCCGTAGATACTTTTAGGGCTGATGTGGCAGAAGCAAGTGTAGCTGCTGGTGCCGCCATCATAAATGACATCGGGGGTGGCCTTCTGGATGAGGCCATGTTCGAGACCGTGGCACGGCTGCAGGTGCCATACATACTGATGCATATGCGGGGTACACCGCAAACCATGACAAGCTTAGCAAAGTATAATAATTTAGTGGTTGATGTTCTGGATGAGCTGCAGGTACAATTAGCTAAGCTGCAACAGCTCGGAGCGAAGGATGTTATTCTGGATCCCGGCTTTGGGTTTGCCAAAACCGTGGAACATAATTTTGAACTACTGCGCCATTTGGATGATTTCCGTATCTTCGGCCTACCTGTACTGGCTGGGCTTTCGCGCAAATCCATGGTATACAAGTCGTTGGACATCGATCAGGCTGATGCACTTACTGGCACAATAGCTGTTAACACTGTGGCGTTGATGAAAGGTGCCGACATTTTGCGGGTGCACGACGTAAAAGAAGCTAAGCAAACCGTTATACTTTTAGAGAGAACAAAACTTTGA
- the cdaA gene encoding diadenylate cyclase CdaA: MIFLFSIGFLEIELLDIIDILLVTVLLYQLYKLLTGSVALKIFLGLLSIYLLYLVVRAAGMELLSIILGQFMGVGVLAAIILFQPEIRRFLLLIGKTTSLNHDRFWGFPWRREQSEKLSLTPFIEAAKSLAGKNTGALIVFAKSSELKYYAESGDLIDAVISKRLLMSIFNKHSPLHDGAVIISGNRIKAARCILPVSENQEIPASMGLRHRAAIGLTEITDSIVLVVSEETGQIALVRNGEAYRNLSSADLRVKLNQFLFDTDQKPAAASATSEKSVSAA, translated from the coding sequence TTGATTTTTTTATTCAGCATAGGCTTTTTAGAGATTGAACTGCTCGATATCATTGATATCCTGCTCGTAACGGTGCTACTGTATCAGTTGTACAAGCTTCTGACAGGCAGCGTTGCGCTAAAGATCTTCCTTGGGCTGCTTTCCATCTACCTGCTGTACCTGGTGGTACGCGCGGCAGGCATGGAGTTGCTGAGTATTATACTTGGCCAGTTTATGGGAGTAGGTGTGCTGGCTGCCATCATACTCTTCCAACCTGAGATCCGGCGTTTCCTGCTGCTGATCGGTAAAACCACCTCTCTTAACCACGACCGCTTCTGGGGCTTTCCATGGCGCCGTGAACAAAGCGAAAAGCTGAGCCTGACACCTTTTATCGAGGCTGCCAAATCACTGGCTGGCAAGAATACAGGAGCACTTATTGTGTTTGCCAAAAGCTCGGAGCTGAAATATTATGCCGAATCAGGCGACTTGATTGATGCAGTGATCTCTAAGCGCCTGCTCATGTCTATCTTTAATAAGCATAGCCCGCTGCACGATGGTGCTGTAATTATCTCCGGAAACCGCATCAAGGCTGCTCGCTGTATTCTTCCCGTTTCAGAGAACCAGGAGATTCCAGCCTCTATGGGTTTGCGCCACAGGGCTGCCATTGGCCTTACTGAGATCACAGACAGTATTGTGCTGGTAGTGTCGGAGGAGACGGGACAGATTGCCTTGGTACGTAACGGGGAAGCATACCGCAACCTTTCCTCTGCTGACCTGCGCGTTAAGCTAAACCAGTTCCTGTTCGACACAGATCAGAAACCGGCTGCCGCATCTGCCACTTCCGAGAAATCGGTTAGCGCTGCCTAG
- a CDS encoding YihY/virulence factor BrkB family protein produces the protein MANYTIKGIFQLLKISVNEFLENNSLRLAAALAFNAIFSIPPLLLIIIKAAGFFFGEQAVSGELEHQVSEAISPEAASEIQNMVRNASTQESSGWAMWVGIGTLIFASTTFFATLQQSLNSVWNLKVKPSNGIARMAKERLFSFGLILSISLLMLISFVISAAISVLSDYLRDLIPDIGVWVIKTIDFIISIGLITLLFALILKYLPDAYIRWKDTLIGALITAILFTVGKFLISWYLGTSNPGSAYGAAGSIILILVWIYYSSLIVFFGAEFTQQYAEKYGQRISPKPHAVFVEEREVPEKPQSRKGTGRPRAEGRFKG, from the coding sequence ATGGCCAATTATACTATAAAAGGAATTTTCCAGCTGCTGAAAATCTCTGTAAATGAGTTCTTGGAAAACAACTCGCTTCGGTTGGCCGCAGCACTGGCTTTCAATGCTATTTTCTCCATACCTCCGCTACTGCTGATAATTATAAAGGCAGCTGGCTTCTTTTTTGGTGAGCAGGCTGTATCAGGAGAATTAGAACACCAAGTTTCTGAGGCAATCAGCCCGGAAGCTGCCTCCGAAATACAAAACATGGTTAGAAATGCCAGCACACAGGAGTCTTCGGGTTGGGCCATGTGGGTAGGTATAGGTACGCTTATCTTTGCCTCTACCACCTTTTTCGCCACACTACAGCAATCGCTCAATAGCGTCTGGAACCTGAAGGTAAAGCCTAGCAACGGCATCGCACGCATGGCCAAAGAGCGCTTATTCTCTTTTGGCCTCATCCTAAGTATCTCATTGCTGATGCTTATTTCCTTTGTTATCAGTGCGGCTATCTCTGTACTCAGCGACTACCTAAGGGACTTGATACCCGACATAGGCGTGTGGGTAATTAAAACTATAGACTTTATTATATCGATAGGCTTAATTACGTTACTTTTTGCCCTCATATTAAAATACCTGCCCGATGCCTACATCCGCTGGAAAGATACTTTGATTGGCGCCTTGATTACAGCTATTCTCTTTACTGTTGGTAAGTTTTTGATTAGCTGGTACCTGGGGACTTCCAATCCAGGATCAGCTTATGGCGCCGCAGGCTCTATAATTCTTATTCTTGTCTGGATATACTACTCCTCGCTGATCGTATTTTTTGGGGCAGAATTTACGCAGCAGTACGCCGAGAAGTATGGCCAGCGCATCAGCCCTAAACCACACGCTGTGTTTGTAGAGGAGCGGGAGGTTCCAGAAAAGCCACAGTCGCGCAAAGGCACAGGCAGACCAAGAGCCGAAGGCAGGTTTAAAGGATGA
- a CDS encoding DUF6503 family protein, producing MLLKILLGLLLLCLSMFSPAVTAAQPSDARANSIAQQVLKNIGGEEGWNKTRYLAWTFNDQYQVWDKHQNRFRWEKDSLIVIIDTNTKEGKVYVEGQELQDPQEKQKLLERVYTLWINNSYWLVMPFKLQDSGVTLKHLGEEKTMDGAPADVLEMTFEKVGLTPQNKYKLWVDQQKGLITQWAFFRNVEDAEPTFTRRWSNYKDYGKIKLASDRSNPQSDFELFHIAAPTKVPDKVFNSPKPINKL from the coding sequence ATGCTGTTGAAAATCCTGCTAGGCCTGTTGCTTCTGTGCCTTTCAATGTTCTCCCCGGCTGTAACTGCTGCACAACCCTCTGATGCACGGGCAAATAGTATAGCCCAGCAAGTACTGAAGAACATAGGTGGAGAAGAGGGATGGAACAAAACCCGCTACCTCGCCTGGACTTTTAATGACCAATATCAGGTTTGGGATAAGCACCAGAACAGGTTCCGCTGGGAGAAAGACAGCCTGATTGTCATTATAGACACAAACACAAAAGAGGGCAAGGTATATGTGGAGGGGCAGGAGTTGCAAGATCCACAGGAAAAGCAGAAGTTGCTGGAGCGAGTCTATACCCTCTGGATTAACAATTCATACTGGCTTGTGATGCCTTTCAAGCTGCAGGACTCAGGCGTTACGCTAAAACATCTAGGAGAGGAGAAAACAATGGATGGTGCCCCGGCCGATGTGCTGGAGATGACATTTGAGAAAGTAGGGCTAACACCACAAAATAAGTATAAGCTATGGGTTGATCAGCAGAAGGGGCTGATAACGCAGTGGGCCTTCTTTCGTAACGTTGAGGATGCTGAGCCAACCTTTACCCGCCGCTGGAGCAACTACAAGGATTACGGAAAAATAAAGCTAGCCAGCGACCGGAGCAATCCACAAAGTGACTTCGAGTTATTTCATATTGCTGCGCCAACCAAGGTGCCGGATAAAGTGTTTAACAGCCCTAAGCCAATTAACAAACTCTGA
- a CDS encoding NAD-dependent epimerase/dehydratase family protein: MANTSDTVLVIGACGQLGSELTMELRSIYGEANVVAADIAPPKQADLRDSGPFEKVDVLDTNVLAEMYSKYKFKQIYHLAAVLSATGEKNPKFAWKLNMDGLFNVLDLALEHKVGRVYWPSSIACFGPSTPRQNTPQQTIMDPNTVYGISKQAGERWCEYYFQKYGLDVRSLRYPGLIGYKALPGGGTTDYAVDIYHKALEGETFECFLSEDTYLPMMYMPDALKATIDLMHAPAEQIKVRDSYNLSAMSFSPKEVAASIQKHIPDFEIVYKPDSRQQIADSWPQSIDDSAARQDWGWDPKYNLDVMTEDMLVNLKKMKEEHAV, encoded by the coding sequence ATGGCAAACACAAGTGACACGGTATTGGTGATTGGTGCCTGCGGGCAGTTGGGTTCTGAGCTAACAATGGAACTGCGCAGTATATACGGTGAGGCAAACGTGGTGGCGGCAGATATTGCCCCGCCTAAGCAAGCCGACCTGCGCGACTCAGGACCTTTTGAGAAAGTGGATGTGTTGGACACAAACGTGCTGGCCGAGATGTACTCTAAATATAAATTCAAGCAGATATATCACTTGGCAGCCGTGCTGTCGGCAACTGGTGAGAAGAACCCTAAGTTTGCCTGGAAGCTGAACATGGATGGCCTGTTCAATGTGCTGGACCTGGCCCTCGAGCATAAGGTAGGTCGCGTGTACTGGCCTAGCTCCATAGCTTGTTTTGGCCCGAGCACACCGCGCCAGAATACGCCACAGCAAACCATCATGGATCCTAACACTGTGTATGGCATCAGCAAGCAGGCTGGTGAGCGTTGGTGCGAGTACTACTTCCAGAAGTATGGACTGGATGTGCGCAGCCTTCGTTACCCGGGCCTGATTGGTTATAAAGCTCTGCCAGGCGGCGGCACTACGGATTATGCCGTAGACATTTACCACAAGGCATTGGAAGGCGAGACTTTTGAATGTTTCCTGAGCGAGGACACCTACCTGCCAATGATGTACATGCCGGATGCCCTGAAGGCTACCATTGACCTGATGCATGCCCCAGCAGAGCAGATTAAGGTGCGTGACTCCTATAATCTCAGCGCCATGAGCTTCTCGCCTAAAGAAGTTGCCGCTTCTATACAGAAACACATTCCTGATTTTGAGATAGTATATAAGCCGGATTCGCGCCAGCAAATAGCTGACTCGTGGCCACAAAGTATAGACGACAGCGCTGCAAGGCAGGACTGGGGCTGGGATCCAAAGTATAACCTGGACGTTATGACAGAAGACATGCTGGTGAACCTTAAAAAGATGAAAGAGGAACACGCGGTTTAG
- a CDS encoding acyl-CoA thioesterase: MARVKVDIPTRTHFSTQIPVRVTDLNYGNHLGNDALLSIMHEARMQLLGHFGWSELSLSGASMIMADVAIEYKGEGFYGDVLTIGLAFDDLHKYGFDITYHITNQNGKEVARAKTGMLCFNYQERKLMSLPAEVKAKIETKA, from the coding sequence ATGGCAAGAGTAAAAGTAGATATCCCCACACGTACTCACTTTTCAACACAAATTCCGGTGCGCGTAACAGACCTCAATTACGGCAACCATCTTGGCAACGACGCGCTGCTCTCCATCATGCATGAGGCGCGCATGCAACTGCTCGGCCACTTTGGTTGGAGCGAACTGAGCCTGAGTGGCGCAAGTATGATTATGGCTGATGTCGCCATTGAGTATAAAGGCGAAGGTTTTTATGGGGATGTGCTGACTATAGGTTTGGCTTTTGATGACCTGCACAAGTATGGCTTTGACATTACCTACCACATCACGAACCAAAATGGCAAAGAAGTGGCCCGTGCCAAGACAGGTATGCTGTGCTTCAACTATCAGGAGCGCAAACTAATGAGCTTGCCTGCCGAAGTAAAGGCAAAGATTGAAACTAAAGCCTGA
- the mnmD gene encoding tRNA (5-methylaminomethyl-2-thiouridine)(34)-methyltransferase MnmD yields the protein MHLEIRQTKDGSNTLYVPELNEHYHSVHGALQESQHVFIKYGLEHMLEQKKDLKVLEIGFGTGLNAILTFPFALAKKAFIQYDTLEKFPLTEEVVAQLHYENIILNPELYDYFKALHAAPWNEPTDIIPYFTLQKIHESLEEFLPPQSYYDVVYFDAFAPEKQPELWADAMFEKLYKATRPGGVLVTYCAKGSFKRSLKAAGFQVEALPGPPGKREMTRGLKPLLPH from the coding sequence ATGCACCTCGAAATAAGACAGACGAAAGACGGCTCTAACACCTTATATGTGCCCGAACTGAACGAGCACTACCACTCGGTGCATGGGGCCCTGCAGGAGTCGCAGCATGTGTTTATTAAGTATGGACTAGAGCACATGCTGGAGCAGAAGAAAGACCTGAAGGTGCTGGAAATTGGCTTTGGTACTGGCCTTAATGCCATACTTACTTTCCCTTTTGCCTTGGCCAAGAAGGCGTTCATCCAATATGACACATTGGAGAAGTTCCCGCTAACAGAGGAAGTAGTAGCGCAACTACACTACGAAAACATTATCCTGAACCCGGAGCTGTACGATTACTTTAAGGCTCTGCATGCAGCCCCTTGGAATGAGCCCACAGATATTATTCCTTACTTCACGCTGCAGAAGATACATGAGTCTTTGGAGGAGTTTCTGCCGCCTCAATCTTACTACGATGTAGTATACTTTGATGCTTTCGCACCAGAGAAGCAGCCTGAACTTTGGGCTGATGCTATGTTCGAAAAGCTTTATAAGGCCACTCGCCCAGGCGGTGTGCTGGTAACTTACTGTGCTAAGGGTTCTTTTAAGCGCAGTCTGAAAGCTGCCGGCTTTCAGGTAGAGGCCTTGCCTGGTCCTCCGGGTAAACGCGAAATGACGCGAGGCCTCAAGCCTTTGCTGCCTCACTAG
- a CDS encoding DUF3891 family protein, whose protein sequence is MIVNTITEGWEVIYQQAHGLLAAELAYYLKPELQCPHWVDTIVAIANHDNRQRTWRGKDGLTPAGAPADFTLQPNNLEQARELMHAVRFQSRWVALLTSMHMSYLYESRRSENKTTAAFLDEQLALQKACRQSLRISKKQTEQAYAIMQWCDRFSLILCRNELPADERVLEITAGPDGRTYFVKQLQTGVVHVEPWPFAQPQLEVQVEYRILKQLQFMDDKELAQALHEAKVQYKKWTLGQTLSS, encoded by the coding sequence ATGATTGTAAACACTATAACAGAAGGGTGGGAGGTGATTTACCAGCAGGCGCATGGCTTACTGGCAGCTGAGTTAGCTTACTACTTGAAGCCAGAACTGCAATGCCCTCACTGGGTAGATACCATTGTGGCTATTGCGAACCACGATAACCGCCAGCGCACCTGGCGTGGCAAAGACGGACTTACCCCCGCCGGGGCTCCGGCCGATTTTACGCTGCAGCCAAATAACCTGGAGCAAGCCCGGGAACTGATGCATGCTGTACGCTTCCAGAGCCGTTGGGTAGCCTTGCTTACTTCTATGCACATGAGCTACCTCTATGAAAGCCGTCGCAGCGAAAATAAAACTACCGCCGCGTTTCTGGATGAGCAGCTAGCCCTACAGAAAGCCTGCCGCCAGAGCCTTCGCATTTCTAAAAAGCAAACAGAACAAGCTTATGCCATCATGCAATGGTGCGACCGCTTCTCACTTATACTTTGCCGCAACGAACTACCTGCCGATGAGCGCGTGTTAGAGATCACAGCCGGCCCAGATGGAAGGACGTACTTTGTAAAGCAGCTGCAAACAGGTGTGGTACACGTGGAACCTTGGCCTTTTGCACAGCCTCAGTTGGAGGTACAGGTAGAGTACAGGATTCTAAAACAGCTACAGTTCATGGATGACAAAGAGCTGGCACAGGCGCTGCACGAGGCTAAGGTGCAATACAAGAAGTGGACCTTGGGCCAAACCCTTTCTTCTTAA
- the kbl gene encoding glycine C-acetyltransferase has product MYETLKPDLEQQLVEIKEAGLYKQERIITTPQGADIDTTQMQHVLNFCANNYLGLSAHPKVIEAAKAAIETHGYGMSSVRFICGTQDIHKELERKISEFLGTEDTILYAAAFDANGGVFEPLFDAESAIISDALNHASIIDGVRLCKAQRFRYEHNNMADLEAKLQEAVNANTKHRIIVTDGSFSMDGTIAQLDKIVELADKYKALVMVDDSHSTGFMGKTGRGVHEYHNVMGKIDIITGTLGKALGGAMGGFTSGHKEIIDMLRQRSRPYLFSNSLAPSIVGASIAVLDTLSATTELRDKLEWNTKYFREQITAAGFDIKPGDHPIVPVMLYDAPLAQEFAAHMLDRGIYVIGFYYPVVPKGQARIRVQLSAVHDKEHIDKCIAAFVEVGKELGVLK; this is encoded by the coding sequence ATGTACGAAACGTTAAAACCAGATTTAGAACAGCAGCTTGTCGAGATAAAAGAGGCAGGTTTGTATAAGCAGGAGCGCATTATCACCACGCCGCAGGGCGCTGATATTGATACTACACAGATGCAGCATGTACTGAACTTCTGTGCCAACAACTACCTTGGCCTATCAGCGCACCCGAAAGTAATTGAGGCTGCCAAAGCAGCCATTGAAACCCATGGCTATGGTATGAGCTCTGTACGCTTTATCTGTGGCACTCAAGATATCCATAAAGAGCTGGAGCGCAAGATTTCTGAGTTTTTGGGCACAGAGGATACTATTCTGTATGCTGCAGCATTTGATGCTAATGGTGGCGTGTTTGAACCACTTTTTGATGCAGAGTCGGCTATTATCTCGGACGCTCTGAACCATGCTTCCATTATTGATGGTGTTCGTCTGTGCAAGGCGCAACGTTTCCGTTACGAGCACAACAATATGGCTGACCTGGAGGCGAAGCTGCAGGAGGCTGTTAACGCCAATACAAAGCACCGTATTATAGTTACGGATGGCTCCTTCTCAATGGACGGTACAATTGCCCAACTAGACAAAATTGTGGAACTGGCCGACAAGTATAAGGCATTGGTTATGGTGGATGATTCTCACTCTACCGGTTTCATGGGTAAGACAGGCCGTGGGGTGCACGAGTACCACAACGTGATGGGCAAAATTGATATCATCACAGGCACACTTGGTAAGGCCCTTGGCGGTGCGATGGGTGGTTTTACCTCCGGCCATAAAGAAATTATTGATATGCTGCGCCAGCGTTCGCGCCCGTATCTGTTCTCTAACTCACTGGCGCCATCTATTGTAGGTGCCTCTATAGCAGTTTTGGATACGTTGAGCGCTACAACGGAGCTACGCGACAAACTGGAGTGGAACACCAAGTACTTCCGTGAGCAGATCACAGCGGCTGGTTTCGACATAAAGCCAGGCGACCATCCGATTGTGCCAGTAATGCTGTACGATGCCCCACTGGCGCAGGAATTTGCCGCCCACATGTTGGACAGAGGTATTTACGTAATTGGTTTCTACTATCCAGTGGTGCCGAAAGGCCAGGCACGTATCCGTGTGCAGTTATCTGCCGTGCACGACAAAGAGCACATCGACAAGTGTATTGCTGCCTTCGTGGAGGTAGGAAAAGAGCTTGGTGTGCTGAAATAA
- a CDS encoding DUF4403 family protein — translation MILKPFRKLPVLLMLVTAGFSMPSCSSTNNLNTAAPATSAAGVPEYKPQLSSVTVPISISIAAMEDKLNHEIAGLLYKDTNLDDDNVAVTVSKNGKLSIRAEKDKVYFSVPLRIYAKGRWKWDPCKFCPVIDKTEDTAFDIIIKTESRIVLTEDYKINTITTGDFEWGKTKPVLELGPMKIGLARFVEPALRSQMANLSKQLDKELQSRLDVKKYVAEAWQLLQEPVKLDDDMNAWLTVAPKEIRMAPLQAQNGNLNTRLGITSYITVTTNGKPKVQLNKNLPKLIVDSRMSDDIQIGLTANVPYAHASKMLQEQVAKQTYTFDGGKSQVTVNDAVISPAGDQLVLMLDVNGKTKAGIFTKKIVGKVYLRGTPFYDVATASIKVRDVAYDLDTKDKILSTASWLAKNKFEEMIQQQVNIPVKGELENAKKMLQANLDKQARVHESVMLRGSIKDITPDNIYLTPEGIKAVVNAKGTLTATIDKL, via the coding sequence GTGATCTTAAAACCTTTCCGAAAACTGCCTGTATTGCTGATGTTAGTGACTGCAGGTTTTAGTATGCCAAGCTGCTCCAGCACCAACAACTTGAACACTGCGGCTCCTGCTACCTCAGCTGCCGGAGTTCCTGAGTACAAGCCACAGCTCTCCTCTGTTACCGTGCCTATCTCTATCTCCATTGCGGCTATGGAAGACAAGTTAAACCATGAGATAGCGGGCCTGCTCTACAAAGACACCAACCTTGATGATGATAACGTAGCCGTTACCGTATCTAAAAACGGGAAGCTGAGCATACGTGCCGAGAAAGACAAAGTATACTTCTCGGTGCCGCTCCGCATCTATGCCAAAGGCCGTTGGAAGTGGGACCCTTGCAAGTTCTGCCCTGTCATCGATAAAACCGAAGACACTGCTTTCGATATCATTATCAAGACCGAAAGCCGGATTGTATTAACAGAAGATTATAAAATCAACACCATTACCACCGGCGACTTTGAATGGGGCAAAACCAAGCCTGTGTTGGAGCTAGGGCCGATGAAAATAGGTTTAGCTCGCTTTGTTGAACCTGCTCTGCGTAGCCAGATGGCTAACCTCTCTAAGCAGCTAGATAAAGAACTGCAAAGCCGCCTGGATGTGAAGAAGTATGTGGCTGAGGCATGGCAGCTACTACAAGAACCTGTAAAGCTGGATGACGACATGAATGCTTGGCTAACAGTGGCTCCAAAAGAAATACGTATGGCGCCACTTCAGGCCCAGAACGGCAACTTGAATACCCGCCTTGGTATTACCTCCTACATCACCGTTACGACTAATGGCAAGCCTAAAGTGCAGTTAAACAAAAACCTGCCAAAGCTTATTGTAGACAGCCGCATGAGCGATGACATACAGATCGGCCTGACAGCGAATGTTCCTTATGCACACGCTAGTAAAATGCTACAGGAGCAGGTGGCTAAACAGACCTATACTTTTGACGGTGGCAAGAGCCAGGTTACGGTAAATGATGCCGTTATCAGCCCTGCCGGAGACCAACTGGTACTGATGCTGGACGTGAATGGAAAGACTAAAGCCGGTATCTTTACTAAGAAGATAGTAGGCAAAGTATACCTCCGCGGCACGCCATTCTACGATGTCGCAACGGCGTCCATCAAGGTACGCGACGTTGCTTACGACCTGGATACCAAAGACAAAATATTAAGCACCGCCAGCTGGCTTGCCAAAAACAAATTTGAGGAAATGATACAGCAGCAGGTAAATATACCTGTAAAGGGAGAGCTGGAAAATGCCAAAAAGATGCTGCAGGCGAACTTAGATAAGCAGGCACGCGTGCACGAATCGGTGATGCTACGCGGTAGCATCAAAGACATCACTCCGGACAATATATACCTCACACCGGAAGGTATAAAAGCAGTAGTGAACGCTAAGGGTACGTTAACTGCCACGATAGATAAACTATAA